The genomic region CCGGGGTCGGAAACTTCACGGGCGGCCGCGGCACCGGAGAACAGCAAGGCGGCCACCAGCCCCAGGAAGAGGGCACCGAGTCCGGCCAGCTGCCAGGCCCGCTGAATACCGAAGGCACTGTCAGTGGCCCGCGTGCCCGAATCGGGCGCGGGTTGCGGAGTAAGGGGTTTTGCTGCTGAGGGCACCTATCCATTGTCCGCTACCGTCGCCAACGCGGCGAATCGGAGGTTCGGCCACCCGACGGTTAACAGCAAGAGGAGCGGCAACCCGCAGGTTGCCGCTCCTCTGAGCTGCGAAAGACTACTTCTTGGAGACAGCGGCCTTCAGCTTGGAGCCGGCGGTCAGCTTGACGCTGTGGCCGGCTGCAATCTGGATGGTCTCGCCGGTCTGCGGGTTGCGGCCAGTGCGGGCTGCACGGTCGGTGCGCTCAACTGCGAGCCAGCCCGGGATGGTGATCTTCTCGCCGGCGGCGACAGAAGATTCGAAAACCTCGAACAGTGCATCGAGCACGGAGTTGACGGCTGCCTGGCTGGTGCCGGCCTTGCC from Arthrobacter globiformis harbors:
- a CDS encoding HU family DNA-binding protein is translated as MAKNRSELVSEVAGKAGTSQAAVNSVLDALFEVFESSVAAGEKITIPGWLAVERTDRAARTGRNPQTGETIQIAAGHSVKLTAGSKLKAAVSKK